A region of Tigriopus californicus strain San Diego chromosome 7, Tcal_SD_v2.1, whole genome shotgun sequence DNA encodes the following proteins:
- the LOC131883978 gene encoding homeobox protein six1b-like isoform X2: MPCNRKGRDGAEAIRVMCPQRNTPSRLYKTDASQTQRPYAFLWSLPPCEILHRNESVLKAKTLVYFNKGNFKEMYRIIESFQFSEQNHPKLQMLWMKAHYIEAEKLRGRPLGAVGKYRIRRKFPLPRTIWDGEETSYCFKEKSRQVLREWYNHNPYPSPREKRELADATGLTTTQVSNWFKNRRQRDRASENNGCENAEHKDDMDSTDCSDFNKFEQDEANDEQEDVKRKGPRLIPSASSITAEGPGIDGTHGSKSLLPQFFGKMMSFSHCQSAVLPYYSHPYYSERQPL, from the exons ATGCCATGCAACAGGAAG GGCAGAGATGGTGCTGAAGCGATTAGAGTCATGTGCCCCCAGAGGAACACACCAAGCCGTCTTTATAAGACGGATGCCTCTCAAACACAGCGACCATACGC ATTTTTGTGGAGTTTGCCACCATGTGAAATACTCCATCGCAACGAGAGTGTTTTAAAAGCCAAAACTTTAGTTTATTTCAATAAAGGTAATTTCAAGGAGATGTACAGGATCATCGAGAGCTTTCAATTTTCGGAACAAAACCATCCGAAGCTGCAAATGCTGTGGATGAAAGCCCATTACATCGAGGCAGAAAAACTTCGAGGCCGACCTTTGGGCGCCGTAGGGAAATACCGAATCCGCCGAAAGTTCCCCCTTCCACGAACAATTTGGGACGGCGAAGAGACGTCATAttgtttcaaagaaaaatctcgACAAGTGCTCCGCGAATGGTACAATCACAACCCTTATCCCAGTCCTCGGGAGAAACGGGAGTTGGCAGATGCCACTGGTCTAACCACCACACAAGTGTCGAATTGGTTCAAGAATCGGCGACAACGCGATAGGGCCTCAGAAAATAATGG ATGCGAGAATGCCGAGCATAAAGATGATATGGATTCGACAGATTGTtcagacttcaataaatttgaacaagatGAG GCCAATGATGAGCAAGAGGACGTAAAAAGAAAAGGGCCTAGACTCATACCATCGGCCTCGAGTATTACAGCAGAAGGTCCAGGAATCGATGGAACCCATGGATCAAAATCACTTTTGCCGCAGTTTTTCGGCAAGATGATGTCCTTTTCGCACTGTCAGTCCGCCGTTCTTCCTTATTATTCTCACCCATATTACTCAGAGCGACAACCTTTGTGA
- the LOC131883978 gene encoding homeobox protein six1b-like isoform X1 — MPPMSEYSALTHLSSTPLSGQDTSGISASHYPQTSSSAVNHFQPSLVNFSPTPESPLYSASSQTSDSLAAFGFTQEQVACVCEVLEQSGNVDRLARFLWSLPPCEILHRNESVLKAKTLVYFNKGNFKEMYRIIESFQFSEQNHPKLQMLWMKAHYIEAEKLRGRPLGAVGKYRIRRKFPLPRTIWDGEETSYCFKEKSRQVLREWYNHNPYPSPREKRELADATGLTTTQVSNWFKNRRQRDRASENNGCENAEHKDDMDSTDCSDFNKFEQDEANDEQEDVKRKGPRLIPSASSITAEGPGIDGTHGSKSLLPQFFGKMMSFSHCQSAVLPYYSHPYYSERQPL, encoded by the exons atgccacCAATGTCGGAATATTCAGCATTAACCCACTTGAGCTCGACACCTTTGAGTGGACAGGACACAAGTGGCATTAGTGCCAGTCATTATCCACAGACCAGCAGCAGTGCAGTGAACCATTTTCAGCCCAGTTTAGTGAATTTCTCGCCCACACCCGAGTCGCCATTGTACTCGGCCTCGTCACAAACCTCAGATTCGCTAGCCGCATTCGGGTTCACCCAAGAACAAGTCGCTTGTGTCTGCGAGGTCTTGGAGCAATCCGGAAATGTGGATCGTCTAGCCAG ATTTTTGTGGAGTTTGCCACCATGTGAAATACTCCATCGCAACGAGAGTGTTTTAAAAGCCAAAACTTTAGTTTATTTCAATAAAGGTAATTTCAAGGAGATGTACAGGATCATCGAGAGCTTTCAATTTTCGGAACAAAACCATCCGAAGCTGCAAATGCTGTGGATGAAAGCCCATTACATCGAGGCAGAAAAACTTCGAGGCCGACCTTTGGGCGCCGTAGGGAAATACCGAATCCGCCGAAAGTTCCCCCTTCCACGAACAATTTGGGACGGCGAAGAGACGTCATAttgtttcaaagaaaaatctcgACAAGTGCTCCGCGAATGGTACAATCACAACCCTTATCCCAGTCCTCGGGAGAAACGGGAGTTGGCAGATGCCACTGGTCTAACCACCACACAAGTGTCGAATTGGTTCAAGAATCGGCGACAACGCGATAGGGCCTCAGAAAATAATGG ATGCGAGAATGCCGAGCATAAAGATGATATGGATTCGACAGATTGTtcagacttcaataaatttgaacaagatGAG GCCAATGATGAGCAAGAGGACGTAAAAAGAAAAGGGCCTAGACTCATACCATCGGCCTCGAGTATTACAGCAGAAGGTCCAGGAATCGATGGAACCCATGGATCAAAATCACTTTTGCCGCAGTTTTTCGGCAAGATGATGTCCTTTTCGCACTGTCAGTCCGCCGTTCTTCCTTATTATTCTCACCCATATTACTCAGAGCGACAACCTTTGTGA